A section of the Corynebacterium auris genome encodes:
- a CDS encoding cutinase family protein has protein sequence MKTLFGAAALVLSVTIAAPAHAGVPARCTPVHVVQAAGTGASHSWDPDTAHRPLLDDGSSPAHDLIERLGAANVSVFRVPYPSTIARFNGLTGSNATGGDNPHDGTEPRTYGESHRIGLQRTTAHLEATAAQCPRTRFLLVGFSQGAHIIGDAAALAASGAIPGVSADSVAAVTLIADPARSPLRPPAEPAAPSRLYGPEPAGLLAANHEIVNSGGNALPADRVGIAGARAGSFAALRGKVLSLCNPADVACSASEGSLVRSLTDVAKRVEDPSPATGPTVLTPGLVREALAELHLFAANARATAGQGLTPSQMGALVVLHALPRVLREAASYRVLSESIGGLRAAASLTPQTDAALTAALDAAERRAPAFQDAVHDAAARASRDIAASAGLLHLMDDPRYADLAATARLLGDFGPNHFAYYRDGYTGGYRIEGETGYDYAVGWMEQIAENIVAE, from the coding sequence GTGAAAACTCTTTTTGGGGCCGCTGCTCTGGTCCTTTCTGTCACGATCGCAGCGCCCGCCCACGCCGGCGTCCCCGCGCGCTGCACCCCGGTCCACGTCGTGCAGGCCGCCGGGACGGGCGCTTCGCACTCCTGGGACCCCGATACCGCCCATCGCCCGCTTCTCGACGACGGTTCCTCCCCCGCCCACGACCTCATCGAGCGCCTCGGCGCCGCCAACGTCTCCGTCTTCCGCGTGCCCTACCCCTCCACCATCGCCCGGTTCAACGGCCTGACCGGTTCCAACGCCACCGGCGGCGACAACCCCCACGACGGGACCGAGCCCCGAACGTACGGGGAATCCCACCGGATCGGCCTCCAGCGCACGACCGCGCACCTGGAGGCGACGGCGGCGCAGTGCCCGCGCACCCGGTTCCTCCTGGTCGGTTTCTCGCAGGGCGCCCACATCATCGGCGACGCCGCCGCCCTCGCCGCCAGCGGCGCAATCCCCGGGGTCAGCGCCGACTCCGTCGCGGCCGTGACGCTCATCGCCGACCCCGCCCGCTCGCCACTGCGGCCCCCGGCGGAACCTGCCGCTCCGTCGCGCTTATACGGGCCCGAGCCCGCGGGGCTCCTCGCCGCGAACCACGAGATTGTCAACAGCGGCGGCAACGCGCTCCCCGCCGACCGCGTGGGCATCGCCGGGGCCCGGGCGGGCTCCTTTGCCGCCCTGCGCGGCAAGGTGCTCTCGCTGTGCAACCCCGCCGACGTCGCGTGTTCCGCCTCAGAAGGCTCGCTCGTGCGCTCGCTTACCGACGTCGCAAAGCGCGTCGAGGACCCCTCCCCCGCAACTGGTCCCACCGTGCTCACCCCGGGGCTCGTGCGGGAGGCCCTGGCGGAGCTGCACCTGTTCGCCGCCAACGCGCGCGCCACAGCGGGCCAGGGGCTCACCCCCTCGCAGATGGGCGCCCTCGTCGTGCTCCATGCGCTGCCCCGCGTCCTGCGGGAGGCCGCCTCCTACCGGGTGCTCAGCGAATCCATCGGCGGTCTGCGCGCCGCGGCCTCTCTAACCCCCCAGACCGACGCGGCCCTTACCGCCGCCCTGGACGCCGCGGAGCGGCGCGCCCCCGCGTTTCAGGACGCCGTGCACGACGCCGCCGCCCGCGCGAGCCGGGACATCGCGGCGAGCGCCGGCCTGCTGCACCTGATGGACGACCCGCGCTACGCCGACCTTGCCGCCACCGCTCGTCTCCTCGGCGACTTCGGCCCGAACCACTTCGCGTACTACAGGGACGGCTACACCGGCGGGTACCGCATCGAGGGCGAGACCGGCTACGACTACGCCGTGGGCTGGATGGAGCAGATCGC
- a CDS encoding TetR/AcrR family transcriptional regulator, with translation MRADAKLKRKQLIAAATEQFRTRASNEVTLEAIARQAGVGIATLYRHFSTRDQLRQACAIDLFDTLDEVLAETIERFDAAPRAAWEGAIWRLADYGVGVLVDALAQEDPDAVPAELVAKRAQFFSRVQELLDKAAEHGLVHPRLGPLELAAELIVATRPLPRAASRLFPDVRERMVRHMLVAWRQEAGA, from the coding sequence ATGCGTGCCGACGCCAAACTCAAGCGCAAACAGCTCATCGCCGCCGCCACCGAGCAATTTCGCACACGCGCGAGCAACGAGGTGACCCTGGAGGCCATCGCCAGGCAGGCCGGGGTGGGCATTGCCACCCTGTACCGGCACTTTTCCACGCGCGATCAGCTGCGCCAGGCGTGCGCCATCGACCTCTTCGACACCCTAGATGAGGTGCTCGCCGAGACCATCGAGCGTTTCGACGCCGCCCCGCGCGCCGCGTGGGAGGGGGCCATCTGGCGCCTCGCCGACTACGGCGTCGGCGTCCTCGTCGACGCCCTGGCGCAGGAGGACCCCGACGCTGTCCCGGCGGAGCTCGTGGCCAAGCGAGCGCAGTTCTTCTCGCGGGTGCAGGAACTCCTCGACAAGGCCGCGGAGCACGGTCTGGTCCACCCGCGCCTCGGGCCCCTGGAGCTGGCCGCCGAGCTCATCGTGGCCACGCGCCCGCTGCCACGCGCGGCCAGCCGGTTGTTCCCCGACGTTCGGGAGAGGATGGTGCGCCACATGCTCGTCGCGTGGCGCCAGGAGGCGGGGGCCTAA
- a CDS encoding methylenetetrahydrofolate reductase → MRGNNPPSRLSTPAHRAWAAHPLVSASAPLDGPDDTPPAPKPHTRTALSFELIPPRDTADAERLGKLIQGLAAYRPDYVSVTSSRRSGWLSGTADLISLLDSTTNLRTIAHLACTAGTREELTEWIRTLLDAGVRGFLALRGDLPEGETSLPEGYLQHATDLLNLIQDVEEEEAFHLAAGKLALSVACYPAGHAESRNRDEDLDVLLAKQRLGADFAITQLFFDAEDYLSFVTTSRMAGVRIPLIPGIMPMTSLKRVERMGVLSGVTVPDRVINRLSAASTPEEEYEVGMELSAEMTRAILDAGAGGLHIYTHNDITVTRDLLDRVGIPRP, encoded by the coding sequence ATGCGTGGAAATAACCCTCCGTCGCGGCTTTCCACGCCGGCGCACCGGGCCTGGGCCGCGCATCCGCTGGTCTCAGCCTCGGCGCCGCTGGATGGCCCCGACGACACACCACCGGCCCCGAAGCCGCACACGCGCACGGCGTTGAGCTTCGAGCTCATCCCGCCGCGCGATACCGCCGACGCCGAACGCCTGGGCAAGCTCATCCAGGGCTTGGCCGCCTACCGGCCCGACTACGTCTCCGTGACCTCCTCTCGCCGCTCGGGCTGGCTGTCCGGCACGGCGGATCTCATCTCGCTGCTTGACAGCACGACGAACCTGCGCACCATCGCCCACCTGGCCTGCACGGCCGGCACGCGCGAGGAGCTCACCGAGTGGATTCGCACGCTTCTCGACGCCGGGGTGCGCGGCTTCCTCGCGCTGCGCGGCGACCTCCCGGAGGGCGAAACCAGCCTGCCGGAGGGCTACCTGCAGCACGCGACCGATCTGCTCAACCTCATCCAGGACGTCGAGGAGGAGGAGGCGTTCCACCTCGCCGCGGGCAAGCTCGCGCTCTCCGTCGCCTGCTACCCGGCAGGCCACGCCGAGTCGCGCAACCGCGACGAGGACCTGGACGTGCTTTTGGCCAAGCAGCGCCTCGGCGCGGACTTCGCCATCACGCAGCTCTTTTTCGACGCCGAGGACTACCTGAGCTTCGTCACCACCTCCCGCATGGCGGGGGTGCGCATCCCGCTGATTCCGGGGATCATGCCCATGACCAGCCTGAAGCGGGTTGAGCGCATGGGCGTGCTGTCCGGGGTCACCGTGCCCGACCGCGTGATAAACCGCCTGTCCGCCGCCTCCACGCCGGAGGAGGAGTACGAGGTCGGCATGGAGCTCTCCGCAGAAATGACCCGAGCGATCCTGGATGCGGGAGCGGGCGGGTTGCACATCTACACCCATAACGACATCACGGTCACCCGTGACCTGCTGGACCGGGTGGGCATCCCGCGGCCCTAG
- the metE gene encoding 5-methyltetrahydropteroyltriglutamate--homocysteine S-methyltransferase, whose amino-acid sequence MTTSFPAATIEGYPRIGANRELKRALESYWAGRIDAETFRTTARALRIDTYNRLRDLGLTEDYSIPADVAYYDQVLETALTVGAVPGGTDLDEEFALARGNDTRVPLEMTKWFDTNYHYLVPELAAGQDVTPAPERIVRIVEEAREAGHTVRPYLVGPVTLIALSKPAEWSLLNSLVESYSAVLRALKDAGVEWVQVAEPAVVADLSTPDNELAGYLREAWTALLALEDRPNVYLTTPYGSAREALDVFGELAPEALHVDLAPWTLEADPGYPARVAAAIPAKVHLVAGLIDGRNVWAANLRERSEVLASLQRDSVSVSTSTSLQHVPHTLNAERNLPVEVAPWLSFADEKIGEVKALVAGPEGAVEAFSQSDRAVRTRSESTTIHNEAVAQRVAKLPEGEVKRTPEFAERQKAQDTELGLPKLATTTIGSFPQTTEIRKARADHKAGELTDEQYREALRAEIKNVIELQEEIGLDVLVHGEAERNDMVQYFAELLEGFVVTENGWVQSYGSRCTRPPIVVGDVSRPAAMTVEWSRYAQSLSDKPVKGMLTGPVTILAWSFKRDDVPLSVSADQIALALADEVRELEEAGIKVIQIDEPALRELLPLRADDRPAYLDWAVRAFRLVALEAQPATQIHTHLCYSEFGQIIDAVAGLDADVTSIEAARSKMELLEDIDETFHAEIGPGVYDIHSPRVPSKEEMVELIKAALDNVPTERLWVNPDCGLKTRGYAEVEPALTNMVAARNEVAQGL is encoded by the coding sequence ATGACCACTTCCTTCCCCGCCGCGACGATCGAGGGCTACCCTCGCATCGGCGCCAACCGCGAGCTCAAGAGGGCCCTCGAGTCCTACTGGGCCGGGCGTATCGACGCCGAGACCTTCCGCACCACCGCCCGCGCGCTGCGCATCGACACCTACAACCGCCTGCGCGATCTGGGCCTGACCGAGGACTACTCCATCCCCGCCGACGTCGCCTACTACGACCAGGTCCTCGAGACCGCCCTGACCGTCGGCGCCGTGCCCGGCGGCACCGACCTCGATGAGGAGTTCGCCCTCGCCCGCGGCAACGACACCCGCGTCCCGCTCGAGATGACGAAGTGGTTCGACACCAACTACCACTACCTCGTTCCCGAGCTCGCCGCCGGCCAGGATGTCACGCCCGCCCCGGAGCGCATCGTGCGCATCGTCGAGGAGGCCCGCGAGGCCGGCCACACCGTGCGCCCCTACCTCGTGGGCCCGGTCACGCTCATCGCCCTGTCCAAGCCCGCCGAGTGGTCGCTGCTCAACTCGCTCGTGGAGTCCTACTCCGCCGTCCTGCGCGCCCTGAAGGACGCCGGCGTGGAGTGGGTGCAGGTCGCGGAGCCCGCCGTTGTCGCCGACCTGTCCACGCCGGACAATGAGCTCGCCGGCTACCTGCGCGAGGCGTGGACCGCGCTGCTCGCCCTCGAGGACCGCCCGAACGTGTACCTGACCACCCCCTACGGCTCCGCCCGCGAGGCGCTCGACGTCTTCGGCGAACTCGCGCCGGAGGCCCTCCACGTCGACCTCGCGCCGTGGACCCTGGAGGCCGACCCCGGCTACCCCGCCCGCGTCGCCGCCGCTATCCCCGCGAAGGTGCACCTTGTCGCCGGGCTTATCGACGGCCGCAACGTCTGGGCCGCCAACCTCCGCGAGCGCAGCGAGGTGCTGGCCTCGCTCCAGCGCGACTCCGTCTCCGTGTCCACCTCCACCTCCCTGCAGCATGTGCCCCACACGCTGAATGCGGAGCGCAACCTCCCGGTCGAGGTCGCCCCGTGGCTGTCCTTCGCCGACGAGAAGATCGGCGAGGTCAAGGCGCTCGTCGCCGGACCCGAGGGCGCCGTCGAGGCCTTCTCGCAGTCGGACCGCGCCGTGCGCACCCGCAGCGAGTCCACCACGATCCACAACGAGGCGGTGGCGCAGCGCGTGGCCAAGCTGCCCGAGGGCGAAGTCAAGCGCACCCCCGAGTTCGCCGAGCGCCAGAAGGCCCAGGACACCGAGCTCGGTCTGCCCAAGCTGGCCACCACCACGATCGGCTCCTTCCCGCAGACCACGGAGATCCGCAAGGCGCGCGCCGATCACAAGGCTGGCGAGCTCACGGATGAGCAGTACCGCGAGGCGCTGAGGGCCGAGATCAAAAACGTCATCGAGCTGCAGGAGGAGATCGGTCTGGACGTCCTCGTCCACGGCGAGGCGGAGCGCAACGACATGGTGCAGTACTTCGCCGAGCTCCTCGAGGGCTTCGTGGTCACCGAGAACGGCTGGGTCCAGTCGTACGGCTCGCGCTGCACCCGCCCGCCGATCGTCGTCGGCGACGTCTCGCGCCCGGCCGCGATGACCGTCGAGTGGTCGCGCTACGCGCAGTCCCTTTCGGACAAGCCGGTCAAGGGCATGCTCACCGGCCCGGTGACCATCCTGGCCTGGTCCTTCAAGCGTGACGACGTCCCGCTGTCCGTCTCCGCCGACCAGATCGCCCTCGCGCTCGCGGACGAGGTCCGCGAGCTCGAGGAGGCCGGCATCAAGGTCATCCAGATCGACGAGCCGGCGCTGCGCGAGCTGCTGCCGCTGCGCGCCGACGACCGCCCGGCCTACCTCGACTGGGCCGTCCGCGCCTTCCGCCTCGTTGCCCTGGAAGCCCAGCCGGCCACCCAGATCCACACCCACCTCTGCTACTCCGAGTTCGGCCAGATCATCGACGCTGTCGCGGGCCTGGACGCCGACGTCACCTCGATCGAGGCCGCGCGTTCCAAGATGGAGCTGCTCGAGGACATCGACGAGACCTTCCACGCAGAGATCGGCCCCGGTGTCTACGACATCCACTCCCCGCGCGTGCCCAGCAAGGAGGAGATGGTCGAGCTGATCAAGGCCGCCCTGGACAACGTCCCGACCGAACGGCTCTGGGTCAACCCGGACTGCGGCCTGAAGACCCGCGGCTACGCCGAGGTCGAACCGGCCCTGACCAACATGGTCGCCGCCCGCAACGAGGTCGCGCAGGGGCTGTAG
- a CDS encoding peptidylprolyl isomerase: MTQKTQTMTLHTNHGDIVVDLFGNHAPKTVEVITGLAKGTQEYTTKNASGSNEGPFYDGAIFHRIIPGFMIQGGDPTGTGTGGPGFQFADEFHPELQFDRPFLLAMANAGPGTNGSQFFITVDATPWLNNRHTIFGEVTDADSQKVVTEISRVRTGRMDRPVEDVVIESIDVQ; this comes from the coding sequence ATGACTCAGAAGACGCAGACAATGACGTTGCACACCAACCACGGCGACATCGTCGTGGACCTGTTCGGCAACCACGCGCCGAAGACGGTTGAGGTCATCACCGGCCTGGCCAAGGGCACCCAGGAATACACCACCAAGAACGCCTCCGGCTCCAACGAGGGCCCGTTCTACGACGGTGCCATCTTCCACCGCATCATCCCGGGTTTCATGATCCAGGGCGGTGACCCCACGGGCACCGGCACTGGCGGCCCGGGCTTCCAGTTCGCCGACGAGTTCCACCCGGAGCTGCAGTTCGATCGCCCCTTCCTTTTGGCCATGGCCAACGCCGGCCCGGGCACGAACGGCTCGCAGTTCTTCATCACGGTGGACGCGACGCCGTGGCTGAACAACCGCCACACGATCTTCGGCGAGGTCACCGACGCGGATTCGCAGAAGGTTGTTACGGAGATCTCCCGGGTGCGCACCGGCCGCATGGACCGCCCCGTTGAGGACGTCGTCATCGAGTCCATCGACGTCCAGTAG
- a CDS encoding rhomboid family intramembrane serine protease translates to MNTQRIFAGAPVTALACALCAIFFVAAAIAGTGLRESMLLFGPFAAEGWGWLRALTSGFMHLDLPHVVLNVLMLALIGAEVERFVGPRSYALAYVAGLLGSSAAVLAMNFTTPTAGASGVLYMLMALLVGIAYRRQTDLRPAFALVAVNLAYSLIAPGVSLWGHVGGLVMGILLAFPLTSPDPRVRGAGAAGGVLLGGVAVALSLLAF, encoded by the coding sequence ATGAATACACAGAGAATCTTTGCCGGTGCGCCCGTCACCGCGCTTGCCTGCGCGCTGTGCGCGATATTCTTCGTCGCCGCGGCGATCGCTGGGACCGGCCTGCGCGAGTCCATGCTCCTGTTCGGGCCGTTCGCGGCCGAGGGGTGGGGTTGGCTGCGTGCCCTGACCTCCGGGTTCATGCACTTGGACCTGCCGCACGTGGTGCTCAACGTTCTTATGCTCGCGCTCATCGGCGCGGAGGTGGAGCGCTTCGTCGGCCCCCGCTCCTACGCGCTGGCCTACGTCGCGGGGCTGCTCGGTTCCTCGGCGGCGGTGCTCGCCATGAACTTCACTACCCCCACCGCCGGCGCCTCCGGCGTTTTGTACATGCTCATGGCGCTGCTCGTTGGCATTGCTTATCGACGCCAAACCGACCTGCGGCCGGCCTTCGCGCTCGTAGCGGTGAACCTGGCGTACTCCCTCATTGCCCCCGGGGTGAGCCTGTGGGGCCACGTCGGCGGGCTCGTGATGGGGATCCTGCTGGCGTTTCCGCTGACCTCTCCCGACCCCCGGGTACGCGGCGCCGGCGCGGCGGGCGGGGTGCTGCTCGGGGGCGTGGCGGTGGCGCTTTCCCTCTTGGCGTTCTAG
- the crgA gene encoding cell division protein CrgA, whose protein sequence is MPKAKVNKDAQTRPATTASTAAGSRTPVKINTGGTPVWYKVIMFSLMIVGLAWLVLFYVAGDQIPFLAELGPWNYLIGFSGLILGLLMTMGWR, encoded by the coding sequence ATGCCTAAGGCAAAAGTTAACAAGGACGCCCAGACCCGCCCGGCCACCACCGCCTCGACGGCGGCGGGCTCGCGCACCCCGGTCAAGATCAACACCGGCGGCACGCCGGTGTGGTACAAGGTCATCATGTTCAGCCTCATGATCGTGGGGCTGGCCTGGCTGGTGCTCTTCTACGTCGCGGGCGACCAGATCCCGTTCCTCGCGGAGCTCGGCCCGTGGAACTACCTGATCGGCTTCTCCGGTCTCATCCTCGGCCTGCTCATGACCATGGGTTGGCGCTAG
- the pknB gene encoding Stk1 family PASTA domain-containing Ser/Thr kinase, whose translation MTLIANRYELAELIGTGGMSDVYAATDTALGRPVAVKMLKVDMARDENFRERFRREAQNSARLNHPNIVAVYDTGSIEREGVDVPYIVMEIVNGRNLRDIVREDGPLTPRAAAELLLPVTHALQASHDAGIIHRDVKPANVMVTTTGTVKVMDFGIARALDDSTSAMTQTAAVIGTAQYLSPEQARGKPADGRSDVYALGCVMYEMVTGQPPFQGETPFAVAYQHVQEDPEAPSTLVNTLAESEAVNLDAVILTAMAKHPADRYQSASEMGADLELLERGAVTNAARNHLAYPAADAGNDPADDPDATVVSGAAVASRPATGGMSRYEEHRRANEKEEGSGWMKWVAILLGLILVVAAGVVAYNVFTDRTGEDNVEEQMVAVPDLAGKPREEAVAELERLGLQVAVSDEPSPDVPRGTVIDTNPTAGSQLRPGTLITVSVSSGREVTDVPDLTGLTPQDAAQVLEDAGLELNTDFRTEPSDDVPEGIIMSQNPAGGSQLSKGSEVSVVVSSGREQVNVPSMEGMTVEQATSLLDSLGLNATVTQVDSELPSGEVVAAAGQGTQVDRGTTIELRVSNGMLMKMIDIVRMTPQQADSALREAGWNGRLVEGPTVATGAVVDQGRIGHQEVPAGETIRKDQEIGYNLWEFDPAKLLPGR comes from the coding sequence ATGACACTGATTGCCAACCGCTACGAGCTCGCCGAACTCATCGGCACAGGCGGCATGTCCGACGTCTACGCGGCCACCGACACCGCCCTCGGGCGGCCCGTTGCCGTGAAGATGCTCAAGGTCGACATGGCGCGGGACGAGAACTTCCGCGAGCGCTTCCGCCGCGAGGCGCAGAACTCTGCGCGCCTGAACCACCCCAACATCGTGGCGGTCTACGACACCGGCTCCATCGAGCGCGAGGGCGTCGACGTGCCGTACATCGTCATGGAAATCGTCAACGGCCGCAACCTGCGCGACATCGTCCGCGAGGACGGCCCGCTCACCCCGCGCGCGGCGGCCGAGCTGCTCCTGCCGGTCACCCACGCCCTCCAGGCCAGCCACGACGCCGGCATTATCCACCGCGACGTCAAGCCCGCCAACGTCATGGTGACCACGACCGGCACGGTCAAGGTGATGGACTTCGGCATCGCCCGGGCCCTCGACGACTCCACTTCCGCCATGACTCAGACCGCCGCCGTGATCGGCACGGCGCAGTACCTCTCGCCGGAGCAGGCGCGGGGCAAACCTGCCGACGGCCGCAGCGACGTCTACGCCCTGGGCTGCGTCATGTACGAGATGGTCACCGGCCAGCCGCCCTTCCAGGGCGAAACCCCCTTCGCCGTGGCGTACCAGCACGTGCAGGAGGACCCGGAGGCGCCGAGCACCCTCGTGAACACTCTCGCGGAAAGCGAGGCGGTCAACCTCGACGCCGTGATCCTCACCGCGATGGCGAAGCACCCCGCCGACCGCTACCAGAGCGCCTCCGAGATGGGGGCCGACCTGGAGCTTTTGGAGCGCGGCGCCGTGACCAACGCGGCGCGCAACCACCTGGCCTACCCCGCCGCGGACGCGGGAAATGACCCGGCGGACGACCCGGACGCCACCGTCGTCTCCGGCGCCGCCGTCGCTTCCCGCCCCGCCACGGGCGGGATGAGCCGCTACGAAGAGCACCGCCGCGCCAACGAAAAGGAGGAGGGCTCCGGCTGGATGAAGTGGGTCGCCATCCTGCTCGGGCTCATCTTGGTCGTCGCCGCGGGCGTTGTGGCCTACAACGTCTTCACCGACCGCACCGGCGAGGACAACGTCGAGGAGCAGATGGTGGCGGTACCCGACCTCGCCGGAAAACCCCGCGAGGAGGCGGTGGCCGAACTCGAGCGCCTGGGCCTGCAGGTAGCGGTGAGCGACGAGCCGAGCCCCGACGTGCCGCGCGGGACGGTGATTGACACCAACCCGACGGCGGGCTCGCAGCTGCGCCCGGGCACCCTCATCACCGTGTCCGTCTCCTCCGGGCGCGAGGTCACCGACGTCCCCGATTTGACCGGCCTGACCCCCCAGGACGCGGCGCAGGTGCTCGAGGACGCGGGCCTAGAGCTCAACACCGACTTCCGTACGGAGCCGAGCGACGACGTCCCCGAGGGCATCATCATGTCGCAGAACCCCGCCGGCGGCTCGCAGCTTTCCAAGGGCTCGGAGGTCTCCGTCGTGGTCTCCTCCGGCCGGGAGCAAGTCAACGTTCCCTCCATGGAGGGCATGACCGTCGAGCAGGCGACGTCGCTTTTGGATTCCCTCGGCCTGAACGCCACCGTCACCCAGGTGGACTCCGAGCTGCCGAGCGGGGAGGTCGTCGCCGCCGCTGGCCAGGGCACCCAGGTGGACCGGGGCACGACGATCGAGCTGCGCGTGTCCAACGGCATGCTGATGAAGATGATCGACATCGTGCGCATGACGCCCCAGCAGGCCGACTCCGCCCTGCGCGAGGCCGGCTGGAACGGGCGCCTCGTGGAGGGCCCGACGGTTGCCACCGGCGCCGTGGTGGACCAGGGGCGCATCGGCCACCAGGAGGTCCCGGCCGGAGAGACCATCCGGAAGGACCAGGAGATCGGCTACAACCTCTGGGAGTTCGACCCGGCGAAGCTGCTCCCGGGCCGCTAG